Part of the Capricornis sumatraensis isolate serow.1 chromosome 9, serow.2, whole genome shotgun sequence genome, GAAGGGGGCGCCAAACTGCCCTCTGACCCGAGATTAGGGGTCCCGACATTCTGAGGTGCACCCCCTCTGCGTCCAACGACGCCGAAAGGGCGGGAGCTCTAGGGAGACGCTGGGGCCGGCGCGCCTGGAAGCCgagcggcggcgggggcggcccTGGCAAGGGGGGGTATGGGGTGGTGGAGACCGTGTGCGCCCCCCTCCCCGCGCAGGCCAAGCACGCCCAAGGGGCGCGGAGGCGGCGGTGGTCCGAAGGTCCCTGCGGCGCCGGGCGAGCGCAGTCGCCCGGCCCGCGGGCGGCGAGTTCCCGGTAAGTGCGGTCCCGAGAGCGGAGCGCGCCGGGGAGGCGTGGAGAGGGGGGCTGGGCGCCGGGGACGTCTGGGTCCCGCGCCCAATGGCTGGAGGGCGGCCGAGCAccgcccgcccgccccgcccgccccctctcccctccccccggcgctcccctccccctcccccgcccgccgctttcccccgcccccgccccggcgcCAACTCCGCGGCGCCTCCTTAAAAAGCGCGCGGGAGTTGTAAGGGGGGGCCGGGGCGAGCCGGAGTGAGCGAGAGCGCAGGGTAaagggggcgggcggggggcccGGGCTCCACCTTAAAAGCGGGCgcgtgggggtgggagggaggaaggcgGGCggcggggaggagggagggagggaaggaaggggggcCGGAGTGTCCCGGGCGCAGGGCGCGcgtgcggcggcggcggcggcggcggggaggggccggccGCGCCgcgctcccctcctccctcctcgcaTCCCCGGCCCCGCGCGCGCCCAGCAGAAGCGggtctgtgtgtgcgtgcgtgcgagtgagtgagtgtgtgcatatttttttctctcttttctttctctctcactgtttttttctctctctctcgctccctctctctctctctcgttctttttttttttttttttttgcaaagaaacAGCAGCGCCGCCGCCGCTCCGCCGAGGCGCTGCGCCCCCCGGGGGGGGAGGCGGAGGAGGCGGGCAGCGGCGGAGGGAGGGGTGCCGGGGAGGGGGGCGCCGCGCTGGGAGGGAGGCAGCGCGCACGGTGCAGCCGGGCCGGGCGGGAGGCATGGCGGGGCCCCCGGCCCTACCCCCGCCGGAGACGGCGGCGGCCGCCACCACGGCGGCAGCTGCCTCGTCGTCCGCCGCTTCCCCGCACTACCAAGAGTGGATCCTGGACACCATCGACTCGCTGCGCTCGCGCAAGGCGCGGCCGGACCTGGAGCGCATCTGCCGGATGGTGCGGCGGCGGCACGGCCCGGAGCCGGAGCGCACGCGCGCCGAGCTAGAGAAACTGATCCAGCAACGCGCCGTGCTCCGGGTCAGCTACAAGGGGAGCATCTCGTACCGCAACGCGGCGCGCGTCCAGCCGCCCCGGCGCGGAGCCACCCCGCCGGCCCCGCCGCGCGCCCCCCGCGGGGgccccgctgccgccgccgcgcCGCCGCCCACGCCCGCCCCGCCGCCACCGCCCGCgcccgtcgccgccgccgccgccccggccCGGGCGCCCCGCGCGGCCGCCGCTGCTGCCGCCACAGCGCCCCCCTCGCCCGGCCCCGCGCAACCGGGCCCCCGCGCGCAGCGGGCCGCGCCCCTGGccgcgccgccgcccgcgcccgccGCTCCTCCGGCAGTGGCGCCCCCGGCCGGCCCGCGCCGCGCCCCCCCGCCCGCCGTCGCCGCCCGggagccgccgctgccgccggcgccacagccacagcagcagccgccgccgccgccgccgcagccacAGCAGCCGCCGGAGGGGGGCGCGGCGCGGGCCGGCGGCCCGGCTCGGCCCGTGAGCCTGCGGGAAGTCGTGCGCTACCTCGGGGGTAGCGGCGGCGCCGGCGGCCGCCTGACCCGCGGCCGCGTGCAGGGTTTGCTAGAAGAGGAGGCGGCGGCTCGGGGCCGCCTGGAGCGCACTCGTCTCGGAGCGCTCGCGCTGCCCCGCGGGGACAGGCCCGGGCGGGCGCCCCCGGCCGCCAGCGCCCGCGCGTCGCGGAGCAAGGTGAGCGCGCCGCGGAGGGGGGCGCCGTGCGGTGGGCAGGTGCTGGCGAAGTTGGTGGCGGGAGAGAGTCCCAGGAGGAAGCGGGCCGCGGGCCGCCAGGGCTTTGCGCTTCTTCCCTGCGGGCTCGGGGGGTGGTGACCTTGGCAAGTGACTTGATCTTcgccagcctcagtttcctccgcTGTAAAACGCGACTTAATAGCAGTAGCGACCTCTTGGGGTTGTTGAGCGAGTTTAGTGAGATTTGGCTACTGAGAGCTTTATTAACACAGAGCCTGGCACGGAGTGGATGTGTAAAAGTTAGTCCGTGTTGGTATTAAAGGTGATGGTGAGGCAGTCCGCTTGGTCCTGGATCCCCGGGTCGGGCCCAGGGCTAGAACAACTAATGCCCTTATGGGCCTCCTTCTCTTGCATCAGAGGGGTGGAGAAGAGCGAGTgcttgagaaggaagaggaggatgaaGATGACGAAGATGAAGATGATGAAGATGAAGTGTCTGAGGGCTCCGAAGTGCCCGAAGGAGACCGTCCTGCAGGTGCCCAACACCACCAACTTAATGGCGAGCGCGGCCCTCAGAGTGCCAAGGAGAGAGTCAAGGAGTGGACGCCCTGTGGACCCCACCAGGGCCAGGATGAAGGACGCGGGCCAGCGCCAGGCAGTGGCACCCGTCAAGTGTTCTCGATGGCCGCCATGAATAAGGAAGGGGGATCAGGTAAGGATCCctctgggtgggggagggtggctggTGGGAACGAACTGAGCCCCAAGACAAAACCACAGGCATCTGTTTTTTATTTCCCAGCCTCTGCTGCCACTGGGCCAGACTCCCCATCCCCCGTGCCTTTGCCCCCAGGAAAACCAGCCCTACCTGGGGCTGATGGGACCCCTTTTGGCTGTCCGTAAGTTGCAGTGTTTGAGacgcggggtggggggtggtggtgctgCCCAGGTGTGTGTGACAGAACCACAGGAGCGTCACTGCTCTCTGGTTTCCTCTGTTCCAACGCAGTTCGGGGCGCAAGGAGAAGCCGGCTGATCCTGTGGAGTGGACGGTGACGGATGTGGTAGAGTACTTCACCGAGGCTGGCTTCCCGGAGCAGGCCACAGCTTTCCAAGAACAGGTGGGTTCAGCCCCCTCAACTTAGCCCCAGGGTTTCAGGGTCTCAGTGGGGATGTATTCTGACCCTGCTCTCTCTTCGTTTCTCCTCTGTCCCACCCAGGAAATCGATGGCAAGTCTTTGCTGCTCATGCAACGCACAGACGTGCTGACAGGCCTGTCCATCCGCCTCGGCCCAGCCCTGAAAATCTACGAGCACCACATCAAGGTGCTGCAACAAGGCCACTTTGAGGAGGACGACCCTGACGGCTTTCTAGGCTGAGCGCCCAGCCTCACACCCCTGCCCCGACCCACTCCAGTCTCCATCTTACCCAAGACCCCCAAGAGTCTGGGAGCTGGACGGGGAACACCCTCAGCCCTCGTAACAGATTCTAGTGAGGGGGCATTCCTACTCACCTCTCCCCCAATATACATGCCTCTGGCCCCCCTGGCACATCCTGTACTCCCTGACAAAGGAGTATGGGGTGGAACAGGGCCTATTCCTTTCACCCCAGGAAGccaacccttccccacccccaacccagtcTAGGACATTTTGGGGAAAGAAAATGGGGGCTTCCCGTCTTCCCTAGATCCTCTTCAGTTCAGCCAGATATTTCCTATATCAGTGTTTTATTCTGCCTGTTCATTTTGGTGGGTGgcctttcctctctcccccaccacccaggcccctccccagtCTGGCCCTGGCCTCCAGCCCCTGGGAGCAGCTGGGGAAGGGGTCCCTGGATCTTCCCTACCCGTCctccccttttctttctgttcGTTGTCGCTCCAGCTGGCCgtattgctttttaatattgcaCCGaaggttttttaaataaaattttaaaaaaagagaagaagaaaatgcaaTGGAGTCCATTTCATGAAAGTAGTCCGGGGAGGAGAAGAGCCACCCCGGCCCCCTGGAAGTCTTGGGTTTAGGACAAAGCTGTGTGAGGAGGGAGACTGGGTAGTGAGTGGTGCTGCCTCAGAGCTGGCTGTAATTTTGACAGTAACTGTTCAGAAGAACAGGATTCTTTGTTTCTTCTGCCATCTCTCCTTTCCCAGAATAGTCCctgggcacacagtaggtgctcaaatatttgttaagtgactAGCAGTTAACTCTAGGTTTTATGAGCATTCTCTGGGCTCTCACCAGAGCCCCATGAGGCAAagctcataaaaaataaaaaaaaaactttatagacCTGGCAACTGGCTCATCACTGCAAAGATGCTGGCTCAGTGTCACACAGGGTGGAGTTGGACACCTGTCATTCTTTACCCAGCGTCTTTAAGTATAATTAATGTATTTGGCTTCAGACTTCTGTATCTGACAACCTTTGCATGCATGTTAACAAAGAATCCAGCCTACAACTTGGGGGGGGCAGAAGTCTGTTCTGGGCCCATGGTAGGGTCCCCAATCCTCAAGG contains:
- the SAMD1 gene encoding sterile alpha motif domain-containing protein 1 — protein: MAGPPALPPPETAAAATTAAAASSSAASPHYQEWILDTIDSLRSRKARPDLERICRMVRRRHGPEPERTRAELEKLIQQRAVLRVSYKGSISYRNAARVQPPRRGATPPAPPRAPRGGPAAAAAPPPTPAPPPPPAPVAAAAAPARAPRAAAAAAATAPPSPGPAQPGPRAQRAAPLAAPPPAPAAPPAVAPPAGPRRAPPPAVAAREPPLPPAPQPQQQPPPPPPQPQQPPEGGAARAGGPARPVSLREVVRYLGGSGGAGGRLTRGRVQGLLEEEAAARGRLERTRLGALALPRGDRPGRAPPAASARASRSKRGGEERVLEKEEEDEDDEDEDDEDEVSEGSEVPEGDRPAGAQHHQLNGERGPQSAKERVKEWTPCGPHQGQDEGRGPAPGSGTRQVFSMAAMNKEGGSASAATGPDSPSPVPLPPGKPALPGADGTPFGCPSGRKEKPADPVEWTVTDVVEYFTEAGFPEQATAFQEQEIDGKSLLLMQRTDVLTGLSIRLGPALKIYEHHIKVLQQGHFEEDDPDGFLG